CATATACATCGATAAGACAAGTTACTACCATTTACTATCTCTCCATTCCTTTAAAAAGAAACTCTTGAAAATATTTCACTATTCCATAAAAGTAGAAAAATATGATTTTCATGAATAGTGATCGCTCACTATCATGAAAATTTAAAATATATTTGAAAATAGGTTAACAAGCCACAATATGAGGTGAAGGTCATGGATGATACGATCAATGATGTGCAAGAGAAGAAGAGTTTTAAGGATAAATACAGCAAAATTTCAGAAAAGGCAACTCCTTATATATTCATAGCTCCATTTTATATACTCTTTCTTATTTTTGGATTATTCCCCATTGTTTTTTCTGCTATCCTAGCATTTAGTAAATGGGATGGTATTGGAGAGGTGCAATTTACTGGTTTAGAAAACTTTAAGACTTTATTAGCTGATACAGACTTTTGGTTATCGATAAAAAATACGCTGATCATTTGGGTTATCCAAACCGTTCCAATGCTAGTCATCGCACTAGTGTTAGCCTTTTTAATCAATCTTAGTATTGTTAAGCGAAAGGAATTTTATAAAACAACCTTTTTCTTACCTTATGTTACATCGGTAGTGGCAGTAACGATTCTGTTTGGACTTATATTTTCCAATCAGAGTGGATTAATCAATGCAGTTTTGGAATTGTTAGGGAAGGAACCGATTGCTTTTATTGATAGTCCCTTCTGGATTCGAATTATTATTGCTTTAGTTGGCATCTGGCAATATCTAGGCTACAACATGATTATTTATTATAGCGGTTTGCAAAAAATACCAGCTGACTATTATGAAGCAGCCATCATTGACGGCGCTTCCAACTATCAGTTATTCACCAAAATAACAGTCCCATTATTGAAACCGATTATTTTATTTACAGTTATGATGTCAACCATTGGAGGTTTACAAGTATTTGCTGAAGCACAAGTACTCGTTCCAACCAATGCAACAGCTGAGGGCGGGGCGTTAACGATTGTGTACTATATTTATCAAACTGCATTCCTTCAAAGTAGATATGGATATGGCTCAACTATCACCTGGGGATTAGTTGTCATCATATTAATCATTTCCTTAATTAACTGGTACTTAACATCTTACAGAATAAAGGGGGAGGATGACTAATGAAGAAATTATCACTTTCTACTATTGTTATAAGGTTTACGTTAATTGTTGGTGCTATTTTCTCTTTATTCCCCTTTTATTGGATGATTGTTATGGCAAGTAGAACCAATAGTGAGATTTTTGCTATTCCTCCCTACTTAACATTAGGTGGACATTTAATAGAAAATACCATCATTGTCTTAACAGAAACCAATTTCTTTCAAGCCTTTTTGAATACGGTATTTTATGCTGTTGTATCCACGATACTGATTCTGTTCTTTGATTCTTTAGCAGGATATACATTTGCAAAAATGAAATTCAAAGGGAAAAAAATACTGTTTGTGTTTTTGTTAGCGACTATGATGATCCCAGGGCAAATCAACATCATCCCGCAATTTATTATGATGGATTGGATGGGCTGGGTGGGCTCCTATAATGCATTGATCATACCAGGAATGGCAAATGCATTTGGGATATTCTGGATAAAACAGTATTGTGAAAATGCTATTCCAGATAGTATTATTGAAGCCGCAAAGATGGACGGCTGTAGTACATTTGGGACCTACTGGAGAATTGGGATTCCTATATTAAAACCGGCCTTGTCCTTCTTAGCGATTTACTCGTTTATTGGCGCCTGGAATAATTATACATGGCCGTTAATTATCTTAAATGATGAATCGAAATATGTTATATCGCTGGCTTTAACAAGATTACAAGGGTTATATTTTACAGATTATCCACTTGTCATAACAGGTACATTAATAAGTACTATACCGGTACTGCTCATA
This genomic stretch from Neobacillus niacini harbors:
- a CDS encoding carbohydrate ABC transporter permease; translation: MDDTINDVQEKKSFKDKYSKISEKATPYIFIAPFYILFLIFGLFPIVFSAILAFSKWDGIGEVQFTGLENFKTLLADTDFWLSIKNTLIIWVIQTVPMLVIALVLAFLINLSIVKRKEFYKTTFFLPYVTSVVAVTILFGLIFSNQSGLINAVLELLGKEPIAFIDSPFWIRIIIALVGIWQYLGYNMIIYYSGLQKIPADYYEAAIIDGASNYQLFTKITVPLLKPIILFTVMMSTIGGLQVFAEAQVLVPTNATAEGGALTIVYYIYQTAFLQSRYGYGSTITWGLVVIILIISLINWYLTSYRIKGEDD
- a CDS encoding carbohydrate ABC transporter permease; amino-acid sequence: MKKLSLSTIVIRFTLIVGAIFSLFPFYWMIVMASRTNSEIFAIPPYLTLGGHLIENTIIVLTETNFFQAFLNTVFYAVVSTILILFFDSLAGYTFAKMKFKGKKILFVFLLATMMIPGQINIIPQFIMMDWMGWVGSYNALIIPGMANAFGIFWIKQYCENAIPDSIIEAAKMDGCSTFGTYWRIGIPILKPALSFLAIYSFIGAWNNYTWPLIILNDESKYVISLALTRLQGLYFTDYPLVITGTLISTIPVLLIFFFFSRQLMAGITDGAVKE